Below is a window of Paraburkholderia azotifigens DNA.
CCGCGAAAATTTGTAGGAAAAATTCCTACAGAAATCCTGGATTATTCCGTCAACCAGTTGGGGCGAGTGTCCGATTTTCGTTAGCGCCTCCCTTAGCGAAAATGCACGCTAACCATAAGCGTGCCGTTCGTGGTTTTTTTTAACGCGATCGAGCAAACGTTTTACGACGGCCTGACCAGCCAGATTCAAAATCGGGGGAATTCAATGAGCGCCCAAAGTGACATGCTCAATGAAATTAGGGAAGTGAACTTGTCCTATTTGCTACTCGCGCAGCGCCTGCTGCGTGAAGACAAGCCAATGGGCATGTTCCGCATGGGCATTTCGGAGCAGCTTGCCGATGTGCTCGCCAACCTGTCGCTCGCGCAGACCGTGAAACTGG
It encodes the following:
- the flhD gene encoding flagellar transcriptional regulator FlhD gives rise to the protein MSAQSDMLNEIREVNLSYLLLAQRLLREDKPMGMFRMGISEQLADVLANLSLAQTVKLASSNQVLCRFRFDDHQILSSLADKGKSTAVAQAHSAILMAGQPVEQIG